In Nocardia yunnanensis, one DNA window encodes the following:
- a CDS encoding MFS transporter: MSTTVDTAVPPGAVPDESGRLDGASQLRIWSVLAVIVLFTEVSPMQYVMVASALRQIAPTFPDQGANINWAIIVFGIFGAAVSPLIGKLSDIWGKKKMFLVCGVLFLIGTVICALTSSWALFLVGRALEATAIATTVVSYGLIRDLMPRRMVPIGLGIASTGLGVSALAGPLIGGYITDHYSWRGLFWFLFVFTLVMIPLLIIVVPESKLRTPQRLDLIGATLLGAGATLTLLYLDKGQDWGWTKPSTLAWLIGGLVLLALFPVVEMRARQPIMDMKLLFNPRVSIVLFVGLLASFIIGYQSYATGYMTQSPPSDQVVSQVKDATWEQVKAGALQQAQAQALTQARAQGLAQAEAQAKAAMPPGVDLPPAFVQQLTDQVNAQVTPEVVNAQVPPEMVYSKLPPDMVKVDLSPGYTYGDNFTLLKFATHVTLAQSLIAMLFGFLGGLWIRRSGARWPLVTALVIFVGSGLAYAALSHGWQTQALISAVYGIAFALYYASTPNLIVEGVPAQQQGISAGMLGVMQAMGAAIGLAVATAFLTANPVRAVVSVAGAPPVTKDIPLLYADKGYELGFYFVAISAAVALVGAFLMRHGRTAATGGAAH; the protein is encoded by the coding sequence ATGTCCACCACCGTCGATACCGCGGTGCCACCCGGCGCCGTGCCCGATGAATCCGGCCGCCTCGACGGCGCATCGCAGCTGAGGATCTGGTCGGTCCTCGCGGTCATCGTGCTGTTCACCGAGGTCTCCCCGATGCAGTACGTGATGGTCGCCTCGGCGCTGCGCCAAATCGCGCCCACCTTCCCCGATCAGGGCGCCAACATCAACTGGGCCATCATCGTTTTCGGCATCTTCGGCGCGGCGGTGTCCCCGCTGATCGGCAAGCTCAGCGACATCTGGGGCAAGAAGAAGATGTTCCTGGTGTGCGGGGTGCTGTTCCTCATCGGCACCGTGATCTGCGCGCTCACCAGCAGTTGGGCGCTGTTCCTGGTCGGCCGCGCGCTGGAGGCGACCGCCATCGCCACCACCGTCGTGTCCTACGGTCTGATCCGGGATCTGATGCCGCGCCGCATGGTGCCCATCGGCCTGGGGATCGCCTCCACGGGGCTGGGCGTCTCCGCCCTCGCCGGGCCGCTGATCGGCGGGTACATCACCGATCACTACAGCTGGCGTGGACTGTTCTGGTTCCTGTTCGTCTTCACCCTGGTCATGATTCCGCTGCTGATCATCGTGGTGCCGGAGTCGAAGCTGCGCACCCCGCAGCGGCTGGACCTGATCGGCGCGACCCTGCTCGGCGCGGGCGCGACACTGACGCTGCTGTACCTGGACAAGGGGCAGGATTGGGGCTGGACCAAGCCGTCCACACTGGCCTGGCTGATCGGCGGCCTGGTGCTGCTGGCACTGTTCCCGGTGGTGGAAATGCGTGCGCGGCAACCGATCATGGATATGAAGCTGCTGTTCAATCCGCGGGTGAGCATCGTGTTGTTCGTCGGTCTGCTGGCCTCGTTCATCATCGGCTACCAGTCGTACGCGACCGGGTACATGACGCAGTCGCCGCCGTCGGATCAGGTGGTGTCGCAGGTCAAGGACGCCACCTGGGAACAGGTGAAAGCCGGTGCGCTGCAACAGGCGCAGGCGCAGGCGCTGACCCAGGCGCGAGCACAGGGTCTCGCGCAGGCCGAGGCGCAGGCGAAGGCCGCGATGCCGCCGGGCGTGGACCTGCCGCCGGCATTCGTGCAGCAGTTGACGGACCAGGTCAACGCGCAGGTGACGCCCGAGGTCGTGAACGCCCAGGTGCCGCCAGAGATGGTGTACTCGAAGCTGCCGCCGGACATGGTGAAGGTGGATCTGTCGCCCGGCTACACCTATGGCGACAACTTCACGCTGCTGAAGTTCGCCACGCACGTGACCCTCGCTCAGTCGTTGATCGCCATGCTGTTCGGCTTCCTCGGCGGCCTGTGGATTCGGCGCTCGGGCGCCCGCTGGCCGCTGGTGACGGCGCTGGTGATCTTCGTGGGCAGCGGGCTGGCGTACGCGGCGCTCTCGCACGGCTGGCAGACGCAGGCGCTGATCAGCGCGGTGTACGGGATCGCGTTCGCGCTGTACTACGCCTCGACACCCAACCTGATCGTGGAAGGTGTTCCGGCGCAACAGCAGGGCATCAGCGCCGGCATGCTGGGCGTCATGCAGGCCATGGGCGCGGCCATCGGGCTCGCGGTGGCGACCGCGTTCCTGACCGCGAACCCGGTGCGGGCCGTGGTGTCGGTGGCCGGTGCGCCGCCGGTGACCAAGGACATCCCATTGCTGTACGCGGACAAGGGATACGAGCTCGGCTTCTACTTCGTCGCGATCTCCGCGGCGGTGGCTTTGGTGGGCGCGTTCCTCATGCGGCACGGCCGCACCGCGGCCACCGGCGGCGCCGCGCACTGA
- a CDS encoding HNH endonuclease signature motif containing protein — protein sequence MNSMGVTFDNCGITELVTAVETLSTTLAHATLTPFTDADVVALMQQLETCKRKLSALDSKLIIEASDRCLPEASGAGKLVPFLRQTLGLSAHDASVRVKITRECGEFTEPNGRPRPAALPVAAEAFAAGALSRDHVRHIVDIMTHLPTDIPVETRVDVEQVLVEQSCEGLFPDDLPKIGREILARLDPDGTVINDADRRRRRGLVIGRPGVDGMSWVEGWITPELRACLDAVLAKFARPGMCNAEDPESPGVPGASSVARTPGAVVAPGSIGVSGAAVCGLPGRAVAGGVVAGGGVGAAAADVMNTGAAATSVVTAGVAAYGVVTEGVAAQGFAAQSVGGQGLAVRGVEANGAAAQGPVAHGMVAEGGAAQGFTAQGRAGQAAAAEGHAAQGVAAHGGGVVRPATGAVVDSAVLEAAARRDRRDAGQRNHDALLALLQAGVDMNKLGSHRGLPVQITLTMSLADLERGAGIATTATGGHVSINEALKMAAGSKPVLAVLDGDGVPLYLGRSRERLATPGQRLALIARDKGCTHPDCDAPAAMCAAHHVLDWAKGGPTDLNNLALVCDHHHAMVNDSEYGWTTVMMGSDSPHRGRVGWIAPAAVDPSRTPRVNEKHHAGQRVATSIAARCHQWGPQAA from the coding sequence ATGAATTCGATGGGGGTGACATTCGACAACTGCGGCATCACCGAACTGGTGACCGCAGTCGAAACCCTCTCGACCACCCTCGCCCACGCCACCCTCACCCCGTTCACGGATGCCGATGTGGTGGCGTTGATGCAGCAGCTGGAAACCTGCAAACGCAAACTCTCGGCCCTGGATTCGAAACTGATCATCGAAGCCTCGGATCGCTGCCTGCCGGAGGCCAGTGGTGCGGGCAAGCTGGTGCCGTTCCTGCGTCAAACCCTGGGCCTGTCCGCCCATGATGCGTCGGTGCGTGTGAAGATCACCCGCGAATGCGGCGAGTTCACCGAACCCAACGGCCGTCCCCGCCCCGCGGCTTTGCCGGTAGCGGCGGAAGCCTTTGCGGCGGGCGCGCTCTCGCGTGACCACGTCCGTCACATCGTGGACATCATGACGCATCTGCCCACCGACATCCCAGTCGAAACCCGCGTGGATGTGGAGCAGGTGCTGGTGGAACAGTCTTGTGAGGGTTTGTTCCCCGACGACCTCCCGAAGATCGGCCGCGAGATCCTCGCGCGTTTGGATCCGGACGGCACGGTGATCAATGATGCCGACCGCCGTCGCCGTCGCGGTCTGGTGATCGGTCGGCCGGGTGTGGATGGCATGTCGTGGGTGGAGGGCTGGATCACCCCGGAGTTGCGTGCGTGCTTGGATGCGGTGCTGGCGAAGTTCGCTCGCCCGGGCATGTGCAACGCGGAGGATCCCGAAAGCCCTGGTGTTCCGGGTGCTTCCAGCGTTGCCCGTACTCCTGGCGCTGTCGTTGCGCCCGGCTCCATCGGTGTGTCCGGTGCTGCTGTTTGCGGCCTGCCCGGTCGGGCTGTGGCCGGCGGTGTGGTCGCGGGTGGCGGTGTCGGTGCTGCGGCCGCCGACGTTATGAACACCGGCGCTGCGGCCACCAGTGTGGTGACCGCCGGGGTTGCCGCCTACGGCGTGGTGACCGAAGGTGTTGCCGCGCAGGGTTTCGCCGCCCAGAGCGTTGGCGGCCAGGGCCTCGCAGTCCGGGGCGTAGAGGCAAACGGTGCTGCCGCCCAGGGTCCTGTCGCCCACGGCATGGTGGCCGAAGGTGGTGCCGCCCAAGGTTTCACGGCCCAGGGCCGTGCCGGGCAGGCCGCTGCCGCCGAAGGCCACGCCGCCCAGGGTGTCGCCGCTCATGGTGGTGGCGTGGTCCGTCCTGCCACTGGCGCGGTTGTCGACTCGGCTGTGTTGGAAGCGGCCGCGCGGCGTGACCGGCGTGACGCCGGGCAGCGCAATCACGACGCGCTGTTGGCGCTGTTGCAGGCCGGGGTCGACATGAACAAGCTCGGCAGCCATCGCGGACTGCCCGTGCAGATCACGCTCACCATGAGCCTGGCCGATCTGGAACGCGGTGCGGGGATCGCGACCACCGCCACCGGCGGGCACGTTTCGATCAACGAGGCGTTGAAGATGGCCGCCGGCAGCAAGCCGGTGCTGGCCGTGCTCGACGGGGACGGGGTTCCGCTGTACCTGGGGCGTAGCCGAGAACGGCTCGCCACTCCCGGGCAACGATTGGCGTTGATCGCCCGCGACAAAGGCTGCACGCATCCCGACTGCGACGCACCAGCAGCGATGTGCGCCGCCCACCACGTGCTGGATTGGGCCAAAGGCGGGCCCACCGACCTGAACAACCTGGCGTTGGTGTGCGATCACCACCACGCGATGGTCAACGACAGCGAGTACGGGTGGACCACCGTCATGATGGGCAGCGATTCCCCGCATCGCGGGCGGGTGGGTTGGATCGCACCAGCAGCTGTCGACCCGTCGCGCACGCCTCGGGTGAACGAGAAACATCACGCCGGGCAGCGGGTCGCCACTAGCATCGCCGCACGCTGCCACCAGTGGGGTCCACAGGCCGCATGA
- a CDS encoding ferredoxin--NADP reductase produces MTVTELDADTAALEAEAAATARTGGIASVRVVRVVRETADAVSLELAPASAHAERFAYRPGQFLTLRIPSELTGSVSRCYSLSSAPHEDGPLKVTVKRTSDGYGSNWLCDNATEGLILDVLPPAGVFTPESLDTDLLLFAGGSGITPVLSILKSVLARGTGHCTLIYANQHENSVIFAAELAGLAAAHPDRLLVLHWLQSVQGLPSVAALAALARPWAGREVFVCGPGPFMDAVTAAMADLGADRKRVHSEKFVSLAGNPFETGTAATPVVDDADTAVARVELDGENHQLAWPRQQTLLDTLLAQGLDAPYSCKEGACSACVCRVVSGEVSMRRNEILEEADIADGYVLACQAIPVTDDVTVTYD; encoded by the coding sequence ATGACGGTGACCGAGCTGGACGCCGATACCGCCGCACTGGAAGCGGAAGCCGCCGCGACGGCGCGGACCGGCGGCATCGCGTCCGTACGGGTCGTGCGGGTCGTGCGGGAGACCGCCGACGCGGTATCGCTGGAACTCGCCCCCGCATCCGCGCACGCCGAACGGTTCGCCTACCGGCCCGGCCAGTTCCTGACCCTGCGCATTCCCAGCGAGCTGACCGGTTCGGTGAGCCGCTGCTACTCGCTGTCGAGCGCACCGCACGAGGACGGCCCGTTGAAGGTCACCGTCAAACGGACCAGCGACGGCTACGGCTCGAACTGGTTGTGCGACAACGCCACCGAGGGCCTGATCCTGGACGTGCTGCCGCCCGCGGGCGTCTTCACCCCCGAGTCGCTCGACACGGACCTGCTGCTGTTCGCCGGCGGCAGCGGCATCACGCCGGTGCTGTCCATCCTGAAATCGGTGCTGGCGCGGGGGACCGGCCACTGCACGCTGATCTACGCCAACCAGCACGAGAATTCGGTCATCTTCGCCGCGGAGCTCGCCGGACTGGCGGCCGCGCACCCCGATCGACTGCTGGTGCTGCACTGGCTGCAATCGGTGCAGGGGCTGCCGAGCGTGGCCGCGCTGGCCGCGCTGGCTCGTCCGTGGGCGGGCCGGGAGGTTTTCGTCTGTGGTCCCGGCCCGTTCATGGACGCGGTCACGGCGGCGATGGCCGATCTCGGCGCGGACCGCAAACGGGTGCACAGTGAGAAGTTCGTGTCGCTGGCGGGCAATCCGTTCGAGACCGGCACCGCCGCAACACCTGTGGTCGACGATGCGGACACCGCCGTCGCCCGCGTCGAGCTGGACGGGGAGAATCACCAGCTCGCCTGGCCGCGGCAGCAGACGCTGCTCGACACCCTGCTCGCCCAGGGGCTGGACGCGCCGTACTCGTGCAAGGAAGGCGCGTGCAGCGCCTGCGTCTGCCGGGTCGTCTCCGGCGAGGTGAGCATGCGCCGCAACGAGATTCTCGAAGAAGCCGACATCGCCGACGGCTATGTGCTTGCCTGCCAAGCCATTCCGGTCACCGACGACGTCACCGTCACCTACGACTGA
- a CDS encoding PadR family transcriptional regulator, with translation MHAEAAQPIPELPTTAWAVLGMLSHAEELSGYDLKKWADWSLQFFYWSPSFSQIYAELKRLEKHGYATSRTVVSEDGMRGKRMYAITDSGREAAAHWVNHSPVEAPVLKHSVMLRAWLGHLAEPERMREILEQHIEYTETMRRRAEADAEGADVNPDWAYPSAVLRWCVKHYEAEKEFAEDLLADLDKLARQRSRRKPAKKQNSTDSH, from the coding sequence GTGCACGCCGAGGCGGCGCAGCCGATTCCGGAACTGCCGACGACGGCGTGGGCGGTTCTCGGAATGCTCTCGCACGCCGAGGAACTCAGCGGTTACGACCTGAAGAAATGGGCGGACTGGAGTCTGCAGTTCTTCTATTGGAGTCCGTCGTTCAGCCAGATCTACGCCGAACTCAAACGGCTGGAGAAACACGGCTACGCGACCTCGCGGACCGTCGTCTCCGAGGACGGCATGCGCGGCAAACGCATGTACGCCATCACCGACAGCGGCCGGGAAGCCGCCGCGCACTGGGTCAATCACTCCCCCGTCGAGGCCCCGGTGCTCAAACACAGTGTGATGCTGCGGGCTTGGCTGGGACATCTCGCCGAACCCGAGCGCATGCGCGAAATCCTCGAACAGCACATCGAATACACCGAGACCATGCGGCGGCGCGCCGAGGCCGACGCCGAGGGCGCGGACGTGAATCCCGATTGGGCCTATCCGAGCGCGGTATTGCGCTGGTGCGTCAAACATTACGAGGCCGAAAAGGAATTCGCCGAGGACCTGCTGGCGGATTTGGACAAATTGGCGAGACAGCGTAGCCGCCGCAAGCCTGCGAAGAAGCAGAATTCCACCGATTCCCACTGA
- a CDS encoding TetR/AcrR family transcriptional regulator, producing MSEKLSTTTRDRLVTAVAELMRVQGYSAITVKQITAASGAPMGSLYHHFPAGKSAIAAEALRTSGAAYIQLIPLLLDAHDDLREAVPAAFAAAAETIEQGGWMNMCPVATVAGEVADSTPEIRDVAGEVMKSWIDEGAEYLVRRGLAGEDARELMIAIICALEGAFVLSRTLRSTEPLLAAGKAMGARVSEIVGSKI from the coding sequence GTGAGCGAGAAGCTGTCAACCACTACTCGGGACCGGCTGGTCACCGCCGTCGCCGAGCTCATGCGCGTCCAGGGCTACAGCGCCATCACCGTCAAACAGATCACCGCCGCCTCCGGTGCGCCGATGGGCTCGCTCTACCACCATTTCCCGGCCGGCAAATCCGCCATCGCCGCGGAAGCCCTCCGCACTTCGGGAGCGGCCTACATCCAACTGATTCCGCTCTTACTCGATGCCCATGACGACCTCCGCGAAGCCGTCCCCGCCGCATTCGCGGCCGCCGCCGAGACGATCGAGCAGGGTGGGTGGATGAACATGTGCCCGGTTGCGACGGTGGCGGGGGAGGTGGCCGACAGCACACCCGAAATCCGAGATGTCGCAGGGGAAGTCATGAAATCGTGGATCGACGAGGGGGCGGAGTATCTCGTGCGGCGTGGGCTGGCCGGCGAGGATGCGCGGGAATTGATGATCGCGATTATCTGCGCTCTGGAAGGGGCGTTCGTGCTGAGCCGGACTTTGCGATCTACCGAGCCTTTGCTTGCTGCTGGAAAAGCAATGGGGGCAAGGGTTTCGGAGATTGTTGGATCGAAAATTTAA
- a CDS encoding flavin reductase family protein yields MDPVLDQTPAIDATAFKTVLGRFASGVTVITALDERGAPLGFACQSFAALSIDPPLVSFFPARTSSTWPRIRAAGRFCVNILADDQDEICRRLGRPGADKFAGVEWTASANGSPLLTGAMASIDCALHNEVDGGDHTIVIGRVTSLNEHSEANPLLFYRAAFGRLAHQ; encoded by the coding sequence GTGGATCCGGTCCTGGACCAGACCCCGGCCATCGACGCGACAGCTTTCAAGACCGTCCTGGGGCGTTTCGCCTCGGGCGTCACCGTGATCACCGCACTCGACGAGCGGGGCGCACCCCTCGGCTTCGCCTGCCAGTCGTTCGCCGCGTTGTCCATCGACCCGCCGCTGGTGAGCTTCTTCCCGGCGCGGACCTCGAGCACCTGGCCGAGAATCCGTGCGGCGGGCCGGTTTTGCGTGAACATCCTGGCCGACGATCAGGACGAGATCTGCCGTCGGCTCGGCCGGCCGGGCGCGGACAAGTTCGCCGGGGTCGAATGGACCGCGTCCGCGAACGGTTCGCCATTGCTCACCGGAGCCATGGCCTCCATCGACTGCGCCCTGCACAACGAGGTCGACGGCGGTGACCACACCATCGTCATCGGGCGCGTGACCAGCCTGAACGAGCATTCCGAGGCGAATCCGCTGCTGTTCTACCGCGCCGCGTTCGGCCGTCTCGCACACCAGTAG
- a CDS encoding IclR family transcriptional regulator: protein MSVTMLPPAEARHTHKPMRAKESHAAAEVPVSMIERMTLILDAFDASTPTLTLLGLVERTGLPRSTVHRILDQMIKLRWLAHTSGGYRLGMRALELGGLTADHNEIRDAVSPLLHELSQRTGMVGHLAVLDGRDVVYLDKAGGRFAASLPTRLGGRMPAHATALGKAMLACLEPNIAEAALRTRLPKLTPRTISEPEALGRELQQIRLRQGVAIDREEAVAGIACVAAPLRGRGTAPAALSLSGRADGMSYDRLARVVLEVAHEAGRTLFPRRAHWR, encoded by the coding sequence ATGTCCGTCACCATGCTGCCCCCCGCGGAAGCTCGACACACTCACAAGCCCATGCGCGCCAAGGAATCCCACGCCGCCGCCGAGGTGCCCGTCTCGATGATCGAGCGGATGACCTTGATCCTGGACGCTTTCGACGCCTCCACGCCCACCCTCACGCTGCTCGGCCTGGTCGAGCGCACCGGGTTGCCGCGGTCCACCGTGCATCGGATCCTCGACCAGATGATCAAGCTGCGCTGGCTGGCCCACACCTCGGGCGGTTACCGGCTGGGCATGCGCGCCCTCGAGCTCGGCGGACTCACCGCCGACCACAACGAGATTCGCGACGCCGTCTCCCCGCTGCTGCACGAGTTGAGCCAGCGCACCGGCATGGTCGGCCACCTGGCGGTCCTCGACGGGCGCGACGTCGTCTACCTGGACAAGGCGGGCGGCCGCTTCGCCGCCAGCCTGCCCACCCGCCTGGGCGGCCGGATGCCCGCGCACGCAACGGCTCTCGGCAAGGCGATGCTGGCCTGCCTGGAACCCAATATCGCCGAGGCCGCGCTGCGCACCCGGCTGCCCAAGCTGACCCCGCGCACCATCAGCGAGCCCGAGGCGCTCGGCCGCGAGCTGCAGCAGATCCGCCTGCGCCAGGGCGTGGCCATCGACCGCGAGGAGGCCGTCGCCGGAATCGCCTGTGTCGCAGCGCCGCTGCGGGGCCGGGGCACCGCGCCAGCCGCACTGTCGCTGTCGGGTCGCGCGGACGGCATGAGTTACGACCGGCTGGCCCGGGTCGTGCTCGAGGTCGCGCACGAAGCCGGCCGCACCCTGTTCCCGCGTCGCGCGCACTGGCGTTGA
- a CDS encoding erythromycin esterase family protein, with the protein MNASTLSTATVVGIGESTRFAHETFALRDNLFRDLVEHYGFRTLAIQDSANVGESLDSFVRTGKGTAASALDNAWRPWRTAEMVATLTWIREFNEAHPGDQVQIIGIKPVQAMGEDYEAVLNAVRAQAPDRLAELAAHLDPIRTAHTIDEHVQRARGIHPGRPFLEHARDASAIVAAIPGLDESVRARMALIEDFHAHSVAGRGSFAGEGELWATSIIAHQQRTGSRIVYWDGIAHVSAEGPSLGKAADQGAMASVGSVLRQHFGREYASVAIGFHHGNVGVAEIPAPAPDFLDADLGERGLPTLWLDMRTDPIAAPVKMRTISGVYNPVRDADEHLRIRNLAEAFDLVAHIREVTPVSWLS; encoded by the coding sequence ATGAACGCGAGCACCCTCTCTACCGCAACCGTCGTCGGTATCGGCGAATCGACCCGCTTCGCTCACGAGACGTTCGCCTTGCGCGACAACCTCTTCCGCGACCTGGTTGAGCACTATGGCTTCCGAACCCTCGCCATTCAGGACAGCGCGAACGTGGGAGAAAGCCTTGACTCCTTTGTTCGAACCGGCAAGGGCACAGCCGCCTCCGCTCTTGACAATGCCTGGCGTCCTTGGCGTACAGCGGAAATGGTCGCGACGCTGACTTGGATTCGTGAATTCAACGAAGCCCACCCTGGGGACCAGGTCCAGATCATCGGCATCAAACCTGTTCAGGCGATGGGGGAGGACTACGAGGCCGTCCTGAATGCTGTTCGCGCTCAGGCTCCGGATCGTCTGGCCGAACTCGCCGCCCATTTGGATCCGATTCGCACCGCCCACACGATCGACGAACACGTTCAACGGGCCCGCGGAATTCACCCGGGCCGCCCGTTCCTCGAGCATGCTCGCGACGCCTCGGCCATCGTCGCCGCGATTCCCGGCCTCGACGAATCCGTCCGCGCTCGAATGGCTTTGATCGAGGATTTCCATGCTCACAGCGTCGCGGGGCGGGGCAGCTTCGCTGGTGAAGGGGAGCTCTGGGCGACGTCGATCATCGCTCACCAGCAGCGCACGGGTTCGCGCATCGTGTATTGGGACGGCATCGCCCACGTCTCCGCTGAAGGTCCTTCGCTGGGCAAGGCAGCGGATCAGGGGGCGATGGCCAGTGTCGGCAGTGTGCTGCGTCAGCACTTCGGCCGCGAATACGCTTCCGTGGCGATCGGTTTTCATCACGGCAATGTGGGCGTGGCCGAGATTCCGGCTCCCGCACCGGATTTCCTGGACGCCGACCTCGGCGAGCGCGGGCTGCCGACTCTCTGGCTGGATATGCGCACCGACCCGATCGCAGCACCTGTGAAGATGCGCACGATCAGCGGTGTGTACAACCCGGTCCGAGATGCCGACGAGCACTTGAGGATTCGCAATCTCGCCGAGGCCTTCGACCTCGTCGCCCACATCCGTGAGGTGACTCCGGTCAGCTGGCTGTCCTGA
- a CDS encoding VOC family protein, translating to MAAFASLGYVRAHIADVDAWRAFAFDTIGFAEGSGPNPDSVYLRVDEHTYRIELVPGERDAVIAVGWQVADRRSLHLVRETLEKAGVAVATLSVTEAVARHVEEAISFVDPSGFTIEVFHGPLLDHTPVVGKFGNRFVTGDLGLGHVVLPVRDIEEARQFYTEVLGFASRGSFRVGPPEHPIWIRFMGVNPRHHSLALIPGSRPDGPGIVHVMVEVDSLDDVGRALDRVNKAGYHLSSTLGRHTNDKMISFYVRTPGNWDLEFGCEGMLVGDDYVAEEMTADSYWGHEWARG from the coding sequence ATGGCCGCATTCGCATCCCTCGGTTACGTGCGTGCCCACATCGCCGATGTGGACGCCTGGCGCGCATTCGCCTTCGACACCATCGGTTTCGCCGAAGGATCGGGACCCAACCCGGACTCGGTCTACCTGCGCGTCGACGAGCACACCTACCGCATCGAACTGGTGCCCGGCGAGCGCGACGCGGTCATCGCCGTCGGCTGGCAGGTCGCCGACCGTCGCTCGCTGCACCTGGTGCGCGAGACCCTGGAGAAGGCCGGCGTCGCCGTCGCCACGCTGTCGGTCACCGAGGCCGTCGCCCGGCACGTCGAGGAGGCCATCTCCTTCGTCGACCCGTCCGGCTTCACCATCGAGGTGTTCCACGGCCCGCTGCTGGACCACACCCCGGTCGTCGGGAAGTTCGGAAACCGTTTCGTCACCGGCGATCTCGGGCTCGGTCACGTGGTGCTGCCGGTGCGCGACATCGAGGAAGCGCGCCAGTTCTACACCGAGGTGCTGGGCTTCGCCTCGCGCGGTTCCTTCCGGGTCGGCCCGCCCGAGCACCCGATCTGGATCCGCTTCATGGGCGTCAACCCCCGCCACCACAGCCTGGCGCTCATCCCGGGTTCACGCCCGGACGGCCCCGGCATCGTGCACGTCATGGTCGAGGTCGACTCCCTCGACGATGTCGGCCGCGCCCTCGACCGCGTCAACAAGGCCGGCTACCACCTGTCGTCCACCCTGGGCCGCCACACCAACGACAAGATGATCTCCTTCTACGTCCGCACCCCCGGCAACTGGGATCTCGAATTCGGTTGCGAGGGGATGCTCGTCGGCGACGACTACGTCGCCGAGGAGATGACCGCCGACAGTTACTGGGGCCACGAATGGGCCAGGGGCTGA
- a CDS encoding Rieske 2Fe-2S domain-containing protein, which translates to MTTAETEVRVIDSGKPPARFARGWHCLGLAETYRDGKPHTVKAFGTEIVVFAAEDGTLNVLNAYCPHMGGNLADGTVKGDSIACPFHDWRWNGKGKCTGIPYARRVPPLARTKAWPTMVENKMLFVWNDPEGKQPPAELAIPRIDAAFDHEWTDWTWNSMIVDANCREVVDNVVDMAHFFYVHYGFPTFFKNVFEGHTASQFMTSVSREDMMGETAKALGGKNVLQSEASYYGPSYMIDYLKSESPNGLVVEGYLINCHYPINENQFVLMYGAIAKKPAGVAPEQAREIAEKFVGGLGKGFEQDAAIWKRKSRINNPLLCEEDGPVYQLRRWYEQFYVDVAEVADEMTDRFEYEVDTTRAVTAWEAEVADNIAKREAANA; encoded by the coding sequence ATGACCACCGCCGAAACCGAGGTGCGTGTCATCGACTCGGGCAAGCCCCCGGCGCGGTTCGCGCGCGGCTGGCACTGCCTGGGTCTGGCCGAGACCTACCGCGACGGAAAGCCGCACACCGTCAAGGCTTTCGGCACCGAGATCGTGGTGTTCGCGGCCGAGGATGGCACCCTGAACGTGCTCAACGCCTACTGCCCGCACATGGGCGGCAACCTCGCCGACGGCACCGTCAAGGGCGACTCCATCGCCTGCCCCTTCCACGACTGGCGCTGGAACGGCAAGGGCAAATGCACCGGCATCCCCTACGCGCGCCGCGTGCCCCCGCTGGCCCGCACCAAGGCGTGGCCGACCATGGTCGAGAACAAGATGCTGTTCGTCTGGAACGACCCGGAGGGCAAGCAGCCGCCGGCCGAGCTGGCCATCCCGCGCATCGACGCCGCCTTCGACCACGAGTGGACCGACTGGACCTGGAACTCCATGATCGTCGACGCCAACTGCCGCGAGGTCGTCGACAATGTGGTGGACATGGCGCACTTCTTCTACGTGCACTACGGGTTCCCGACCTTCTTCAAGAACGTCTTCGAGGGGCACACCGCCAGCCAGTTCATGACCTCGGTCTCCCGGGAGGACATGATGGGCGAGACCGCGAAGGCGTTGGGCGGCAAGAACGTGCTGCAGTCGGAGGCGTCGTACTACGGGCCCTCCTACATGATCGATTACCTGAAGAGCGAGAGCCCGAACGGCCTTGTCGTCGAGGGCTATCTGATCAACTGCCACTATCCGATCAACGAGAACCAGTTCGTGCTGATGTACGGCGCGATCGCCAAGAAACCCGCGGGTGTGGCGCCCGAGCAGGCGCGGGAGATCGCCGAGAAGTTCGTCGGCGGGCTGGGCAAGGGCTTCGAGCAGGACGCGGCGATCTGGAAGCGCAAGTCGCGCATCAACAATCCGCTGCTGTGCGAGGAGGACGGGCCGGTCTATCAGCTGCGTCGCTGGTACGAGCAGTTCTATGTGGACGTGGCCGAGGTCGCGGACGAGATGACCGACCGCTTCGAGTACGAGGTGGACACCACGCGCGCGGTCACCGCGTGGGAAGCCGAGGTCGCGGACAATATCGCCAAGCGTGAAGCTGCGAACGCCTGA